From Oreochromis aureus strain Israel breed Guangdong linkage group 4, ZZ_aureus, whole genome shotgun sequence, a single genomic window includes:
- the usp36 gene encoding ubiquitin carboxyl-terminal hydrolase 36 isoform X2, translating into MPIVDKLKEALKPGRKDTGDEGDLNKLLASSAKKVLLQKIEFEPATKGFSYQLDSLKNKYVILNPRTEGATAQKAAEPAQIKRQVLENVVGSQSDGIPAPQKMLFPGNKITLKWERVYRVGAGLHNLGNTCFLNSTVQCLTYTPPLANYLLSKEHSRVCHQSGFCMICVMQNHIIQAFANTGNAIKPVSFIRDLKKIARHFRFGSQEDAHEFLRYTIDAMQKACLNGYPKLDRQTQATTLVHQIFGGYLRSRVKCSICKSVSDTYDPYLDIAVEIRQAANIVRALELFVKPDVLSGENAYMCAKCKKKVPATKRFTVHRTSNVLTLSLKRFANFSGGKITKDVGYPEFLNIRPYMSQSSGDPVMYGLYAVLVHSGYSCHAGHYYCYVKASNGQWYQMNDSMVHSSNIKVVLNQQAYVLFYLRIPETKKNADGQTTKQGMLHSGKNTAPSEQIKRSNLNGPLSSPQVKKKLEPAQLRKIQSMDGGLGLPISRNGVSTQPQPRLSNWASSNGPPKLPGGPAVIEEPFKKVKKPSPQSQLPSRSSTPTPSNNGVSRTEGDKKQGGEGRGMAASTSFKSLSDSSSADTTESKDSVGPKSAPVGETPSTPRKGSSSLASPARSVERSQSTEEQKTAKIKPPALGNITSEATSTMSPPPAKKLALSAKKARSRSPSSIDVLPRLPSSDPMHQNQLNSLTLASPTPTHRADPFHSFKVQSSPLAHSTGSFKLQSPQKQSLFSTLQKPSVSLPPKTNGLHCPGPKSPKSSNKLNSVVQEPDLDDPPTQNVKHKKKKKKRRHSEVESVPEPVTSPAPQTQCTAAESDGEKRCKRKKKKRKRLDEDGEKAKERACVSSHLDTSNQEDDWCQGGMWSLTPQSSAEESKKKPQLSATTPSQCESNQKEQETDSVLKKKKKKKKKENVGQSGDALQDTMSARSTTESSSEMKPTGSRNDAGDLLKVKKKLKKKKRLKEEMRQWDESKHCPDAETDASEPPHKKKTMEKDRINKESTATVVVWDSQVKDGYKRSVAPAADGSTSDGSTRAAPVAWDGKKTSSVVEELLRNASDKAYGANVLSWDGEVSAVSRDAVEDARNARCDTVIDEWDEDFDRGKVKKVKQYKREKWRGASSMFQKIQDRRNKWSVTPGGKRVFGVRR; encoded by the exons ATGCCGATAGTGGATAAACTGAAGGAGGCTTTAAAACCTGGCCGAAAGGACACAGGCGATGAGGGTGACCTCAACAAGCTATTGGCCTCTTCTGCCAAGAAGGTCCTTTTGCAGAAAATAGAGTTTGAGCCTGCCACCAAGGGGTTCTCCTATCAGCTCGACAGCCTAAAGAACAAGTATGTGATCCTCAATCCTAGGACTGAGGGTGCCACAGCGCAGAAAGCCGCAGAGCCTGCTCAAATTAAGAGGCAAG TCTTAGAGAATGTGGTCGGGAGCCAGAGCGATGGGATCCCTGCACCGCAGAAGATGCTCTTTCCAGGGAACAAGATCACCCTTAAGTGGGAGCGTGTATACAGGGTGGGAGCCGGCCTCCACAACCTTGGAAACACCTGCTTCCTCAATTCCACAGTGCAGTGTCTCACCTACACGCCGCCACTTGCCAACTACTTACTCTCAAAGGAGCACAGCCGTGTCT GTCACCAGTCAGGCTTCTGTATGATCTGTGTAATGCAGAACCATATCATCCAAGCCTTCGCCAACACAGGCAACGCCATTAAGCCCGTCTCCTTCATCAGAGACCTAAAAA AAATTGCAAGACATTTTCGCTTTGGTAGTCAAGAGGACGCCCATGAATTTTTGCGGTACACCATCGATGCCATGCAGAAAGCCTGTCTCAATGGCTATCCGAA gCTTGACAGGCAGACCCAGGCCACGACACTGGTTCACCAGATCTTTGGAGGTTACCTCAGGTCAAGAG TAAAATGCTCTATTTGTAAAAGTGTCTCAGATACGTACGATCCTTACCTGGATATCGCCGTTGAGATTCGG caAGCAGCAAACATAGTGCGAGCCTTGGAACTGTTTGTTAAACCAGATGTTTTAAGTGGAGAGAATGCCTACATGTGTGCCAA GTGCAAAAAGAAAGTGCCGGCCACCAAGCGCTTCACAGTGCATCGAACATCCAATGTACTCACCCTTTCACTGAAGAGGTTTGCAAACTTCAGTGGTGGAAAAATAACAAAG gaTGTTGGTTACCCAGAATTTCTAAACATCCGCCCTTACATGTCTCAGAGCTCAGGCGATCCTGTCATGTACGGCCTCTATGCTGTTCTGGTGCATTCAGGCTACAGTTGTCATGCTGGACACTACTACTGCTATGTGAAG GCAAGCAATGGACAATGGTACCAAATGAATGATTCAATGGTGCACTCAAGTAACATCAAAGTGGTCTTGAACCAGCAGGCTTATGTGCTGTTCTACTTGAG GATACCTGAAACCAAGAAAAATGCAGATGGGCAGACCACCAAGCAGGGGATGTTGCATTCCGGGAAAAATACGGCACCGTCGGAACAGATAAAGAGGTCCAACTTGAACGGGCCTCTCTCTTCCCCACAGGTGAAAAAG AAACTTGAGCCAGCCCAACTGCGCAAGATCCAGTCGATGGACGGTGGTTTGGGTTTGCCCATTTCCAGGAACGGTGTGAGCACTCAGCCACAGCCCAGACTGTCCAACTGGGCATCCTCCAACGGTCCGCCAAAGCTGCCAGGTGGACCCGCAGTTATAGAGGAACCTTTCAAGAAGGTGAAGAAGCCCTCTCCGCAAAGCCAGCTGCCATCCCGCAGCAGCACTCCGACCCCTTCCAACAATGGGGTCAGCAGGACGGAGGGAGATAAAAAACAAGGTGGAGAAGGCAGAGGCATGGCAGCGTCTACCTCATTTAAGTCTTTGTCTGACTCCTCCTCTGCTGACACCACTGAGTCAAAG GACTCTGTTGGTCCCAAAAGTGCACCAGTAGGAGAGACTCCCTCCACTCCTCGGAAAGGCTCCAGCAGCCTGGCGTCTCCAGCAAGGAGCGTGGAGCGCTCTCAGAGCACAGAGGAGCAGAAGACGGCAAAAATTAAACCCCCGGCTCTCGGCAACATCACATCTGAAGCCACCAGCACCATGTCACCTCCACCTGCCAAGAAGCTTGCCCTGTCGGCCAAGAAG GCTCGCAGCCGGAGTCCGAGCAGCATTGATGTTCTGCCCCGTTTGCCGTCCAGTGACCCCATGCATCAAAATCAACTTAACTCCCTCACCCTTGCCTCACCCACTCCCACTCACAG AGCTGATCCATTCCATTCATTTAAAGTCCAATCATCACCTTTAGCCCATTCAACTGGATCCTTCAAACTGCAGAGTCCTCAGAAACAGTCCCTTTTCTCCACACTGCAAAAGCCAAGCGTGAGCCTTCCTCCTAAAACAAACGGTCTTCACTGTCCAGGCCCAAAGAGTCCCAAGTCTTCCAACAAGCTCAACTCGGTGGTTCAAGAACCAGACCTTGACGACCCTCCCACTCAAAATGtcaaacacaaaaagaagaagaagaagcggcGGCATTCTGAGGTAGAGAGCGTCCCAGAGCCAGTCACATCCCCAGCTCCACAGACACAGTGCACCGCGGCAGAGTCCGATGGCGAGAAGAGGTgcaagaggaaaaagaagaagcgAAAGCGGCTGGACGAAGACGGAGAGAAAGCGAAGGAGCGGGCGTGTGTCTCGTCTCATTTGGACACGTCAAACCAGGAGGACGACTGGTGTCAGGGTGGCATGTGGAGCCTGACCCCTCAGTCCAGTGCAGAAGAGTCTAAGAAAAAGCCTCAGTTATCCGCTACAACTCCATCGCAGTGTGAGTCAAACCAGAAAGAGCAGGAAACGGATTCTGtgttgaagaagaagaaaaagaagaaaaagaaagagaatgtGGGTCAGTCAGGAGACGCTCTGCAGGATACAATGTCTGCACGCTCTACAACAGAAAG CAGTTCTGAGATGAAGCCCACAGGGAGTCGGAACGATGCAGGAGATTTGTTAaaggtaaaaaagaaattaaaaaagaagaagaggctaAAAGAAGAGATGCGACAGTGGGATGAGAGCAAGCATTGTCCTGATGCTGAGACTGACGCATCGGAGCCCCCGCACAAAAAGAAAACGATGGAGAAGGACAGAATAAACAAAGAAAGCACAG CCACAGTGGTAGTGTGGGACAGCCAAGTGAAGGACGGCTACAAGCGCAGCGTGGCACCAGCAGCTGATGGAAGTACATCAGATGGCTCGACCCGCGCTGCACCCGTAGCTTGGGATGGAAAAAAGACGAGTAGTGTGGTAGAAGAGCTGCTCAGGAACGCTTCGGATAAAGCCTACGGAGCCAATG TCCTCAGTTGGGATGGTGAGGTCTCTGCTGTCAGCAGAGATGCCGTTGAAGATGCCCGCAATGCCAGGTGTGATACTGTGATCGACGAGTGGGATGAAGACTTCGACAGGGGAAAG GTGAAGAAAGTAAAGCAGTATAAAAGAGAGAAGTGGAGAGGGGCCAGCAGCATGTTCCAGAAGATCCAGGACAGGCGGAACAAGTGGTCTGTAACACCCGGAGGGAAGAGAGTTTTTGGAGTCCGACGCTGA
- the usp36 gene encoding ubiquitin carboxyl-terminal hydrolase 36 isoform X1 produces MPIVDKLKEALKPGRKDTGDEGDLNKLLASSAKKVLLQKIEFEPATKGFSYQLDSLKNKYVILNPRTEGATAQKAAEPAQIKRQVLENVVGSQSDGIPAPQKMLFPGNKITLKWERVYRVGAGLHNLGNTCFLNSTVQCLTYTPPLANYLLSKEHSRVCHQSGFCMICVMQNHIIQAFANTGNAIKPVSFIRDLKKIARHFRFGSQEDAHEFLRYTIDAMQKACLNGYPKLDRQTQATTLVHQIFGGYLRSRVKCSICKSVSDTYDPYLDIAVEIRQAANIVRALELFVKPDVLSGENAYMCAKCKKKVPATKRFTVHRTSNVLTLSLKRFANFSGGKITKDVGYPEFLNIRPYMSQSSGDPVMYGLYAVLVHSGYSCHAGHYYCYVKASNGQWYQMNDSMVHSSNIKVVLNQQAYVLFYLRIPETKKNADGQTTKQGMLHSGKNTAPSEQIKRSNLNGPLSSPQVKKKLEPAQLRKIQSMDGGLGLPISRNGVSTQPQPRLSNWASSNGPPKLPGGPAVIEEPFKKVKKPSPQSQLPSRSSTPTPSNNGVSRTEGDKKQGGEGRGMAASTSFKSLSDSSSADTTESKDSVGPKSAPVGETPSTPRKGSSSLASPARSVERSQSTEEQKTAKIKPPALGNITSEATSTMSPPPAKKLALSAKKARSRSPSSIDVLPRLPSSDPMHQNQLNSLTLASPTPTHRADPFHSFKVQSSPLAHSTGSFKLQSPQKQSLFSTLQKPSVSLPPKTNGLHCPGPKSPKSSNKLNSVVQEPDLDDPPTQNVKHKKKKKKRRHSEVESVPEPVTSPAPQTQCTAAESDGEKRCKRKKKKRKRLDEDGEKAKERACVSSHLDTSNQEDDWCQGGMWSLTPQSSAEESKKKPQLSATTPSQCESNQKEQETDSVLKKKKKKKKKENVGQSGDALQDTMSARSTTESSSSEMKPTGSRNDAGDLLKVKKKLKKKKRLKEEMRQWDESKHCPDAETDASEPPHKKKTMEKDRINKESTATVVVWDSQVKDGYKRSVAPAADGSTSDGSTRAAPVAWDGKKTSSVVEELLRNASDKAYGANVLSWDGEVSAVSRDAVEDARNARCDTVIDEWDEDFDRGKVKKVKQYKREKWRGASSMFQKIQDRRNKWSVTPGGKRVFGVRR; encoded by the exons ATGCCGATAGTGGATAAACTGAAGGAGGCTTTAAAACCTGGCCGAAAGGACACAGGCGATGAGGGTGACCTCAACAAGCTATTGGCCTCTTCTGCCAAGAAGGTCCTTTTGCAGAAAATAGAGTTTGAGCCTGCCACCAAGGGGTTCTCCTATCAGCTCGACAGCCTAAAGAACAAGTATGTGATCCTCAATCCTAGGACTGAGGGTGCCACAGCGCAGAAAGCCGCAGAGCCTGCTCAAATTAAGAGGCAAG TCTTAGAGAATGTGGTCGGGAGCCAGAGCGATGGGATCCCTGCACCGCAGAAGATGCTCTTTCCAGGGAACAAGATCACCCTTAAGTGGGAGCGTGTATACAGGGTGGGAGCCGGCCTCCACAACCTTGGAAACACCTGCTTCCTCAATTCCACAGTGCAGTGTCTCACCTACACGCCGCCACTTGCCAACTACTTACTCTCAAAGGAGCACAGCCGTGTCT GTCACCAGTCAGGCTTCTGTATGATCTGTGTAATGCAGAACCATATCATCCAAGCCTTCGCCAACACAGGCAACGCCATTAAGCCCGTCTCCTTCATCAGAGACCTAAAAA AAATTGCAAGACATTTTCGCTTTGGTAGTCAAGAGGACGCCCATGAATTTTTGCGGTACACCATCGATGCCATGCAGAAAGCCTGTCTCAATGGCTATCCGAA gCTTGACAGGCAGACCCAGGCCACGACACTGGTTCACCAGATCTTTGGAGGTTACCTCAGGTCAAGAG TAAAATGCTCTATTTGTAAAAGTGTCTCAGATACGTACGATCCTTACCTGGATATCGCCGTTGAGATTCGG caAGCAGCAAACATAGTGCGAGCCTTGGAACTGTTTGTTAAACCAGATGTTTTAAGTGGAGAGAATGCCTACATGTGTGCCAA GTGCAAAAAGAAAGTGCCGGCCACCAAGCGCTTCACAGTGCATCGAACATCCAATGTACTCACCCTTTCACTGAAGAGGTTTGCAAACTTCAGTGGTGGAAAAATAACAAAG gaTGTTGGTTACCCAGAATTTCTAAACATCCGCCCTTACATGTCTCAGAGCTCAGGCGATCCTGTCATGTACGGCCTCTATGCTGTTCTGGTGCATTCAGGCTACAGTTGTCATGCTGGACACTACTACTGCTATGTGAAG GCAAGCAATGGACAATGGTACCAAATGAATGATTCAATGGTGCACTCAAGTAACATCAAAGTGGTCTTGAACCAGCAGGCTTATGTGCTGTTCTACTTGAG GATACCTGAAACCAAGAAAAATGCAGATGGGCAGACCACCAAGCAGGGGATGTTGCATTCCGGGAAAAATACGGCACCGTCGGAACAGATAAAGAGGTCCAACTTGAACGGGCCTCTCTCTTCCCCACAGGTGAAAAAG AAACTTGAGCCAGCCCAACTGCGCAAGATCCAGTCGATGGACGGTGGTTTGGGTTTGCCCATTTCCAGGAACGGTGTGAGCACTCAGCCACAGCCCAGACTGTCCAACTGGGCATCCTCCAACGGTCCGCCAAAGCTGCCAGGTGGACCCGCAGTTATAGAGGAACCTTTCAAGAAGGTGAAGAAGCCCTCTCCGCAAAGCCAGCTGCCATCCCGCAGCAGCACTCCGACCCCTTCCAACAATGGGGTCAGCAGGACGGAGGGAGATAAAAAACAAGGTGGAGAAGGCAGAGGCATGGCAGCGTCTACCTCATTTAAGTCTTTGTCTGACTCCTCCTCTGCTGACACCACTGAGTCAAAG GACTCTGTTGGTCCCAAAAGTGCACCAGTAGGAGAGACTCCCTCCACTCCTCGGAAAGGCTCCAGCAGCCTGGCGTCTCCAGCAAGGAGCGTGGAGCGCTCTCAGAGCACAGAGGAGCAGAAGACGGCAAAAATTAAACCCCCGGCTCTCGGCAACATCACATCTGAAGCCACCAGCACCATGTCACCTCCACCTGCCAAGAAGCTTGCCCTGTCGGCCAAGAAG GCTCGCAGCCGGAGTCCGAGCAGCATTGATGTTCTGCCCCGTTTGCCGTCCAGTGACCCCATGCATCAAAATCAACTTAACTCCCTCACCCTTGCCTCACCCACTCCCACTCACAG AGCTGATCCATTCCATTCATTTAAAGTCCAATCATCACCTTTAGCCCATTCAACTGGATCCTTCAAACTGCAGAGTCCTCAGAAACAGTCCCTTTTCTCCACACTGCAAAAGCCAAGCGTGAGCCTTCCTCCTAAAACAAACGGTCTTCACTGTCCAGGCCCAAAGAGTCCCAAGTCTTCCAACAAGCTCAACTCGGTGGTTCAAGAACCAGACCTTGACGACCCTCCCACTCAAAATGtcaaacacaaaaagaagaagaagaagcggcGGCATTCTGAGGTAGAGAGCGTCCCAGAGCCAGTCACATCCCCAGCTCCACAGACACAGTGCACCGCGGCAGAGTCCGATGGCGAGAAGAGGTgcaagaggaaaaagaagaagcgAAAGCGGCTGGACGAAGACGGAGAGAAAGCGAAGGAGCGGGCGTGTGTCTCGTCTCATTTGGACACGTCAAACCAGGAGGACGACTGGTGTCAGGGTGGCATGTGGAGCCTGACCCCTCAGTCCAGTGCAGAAGAGTCTAAGAAAAAGCCTCAGTTATCCGCTACAACTCCATCGCAGTGTGAGTCAAACCAGAAAGAGCAGGAAACGGATTCTGtgttgaagaagaagaaaaagaagaaaaagaaagagaatgtGGGTCAGTCAGGAGACGCTCTGCAGGATACAATGTCTGCACGCTCTACAACAGAAAG CAGCAGTTCTGAGATGAAGCCCACAGGGAGTCGGAACGATGCAGGAGATTTGTTAaaggtaaaaaagaaattaaaaaagaagaagaggctaAAAGAAGAGATGCGACAGTGGGATGAGAGCAAGCATTGTCCTGATGCTGAGACTGACGCATCGGAGCCCCCGCACAAAAAGAAAACGATGGAGAAGGACAGAATAAACAAAGAAAGCACAG CCACAGTGGTAGTGTGGGACAGCCAAGTGAAGGACGGCTACAAGCGCAGCGTGGCACCAGCAGCTGATGGAAGTACATCAGATGGCTCGACCCGCGCTGCACCCGTAGCTTGGGATGGAAAAAAGACGAGTAGTGTGGTAGAAGAGCTGCTCAGGAACGCTTCGGATAAAGCCTACGGAGCCAATG TCCTCAGTTGGGATGGTGAGGTCTCTGCTGTCAGCAGAGATGCCGTTGAAGATGCCCGCAATGCCAGGTGTGATACTGTGATCGACGAGTGGGATGAAGACTTCGACAGGGGAAAG GTGAAGAAAGTAAAGCAGTATAAAAGAGAGAAGTGGAGAGGGGCCAGCAGCATGTTCCAGAAGATCCAGGACAGGCGGAACAAGTGGTCTGTAACACCCGGAGGGAAGAGAGTTTTTGGAGTCCGACGCTGA